In Dermacentor andersoni chromosome 4, qqDerAnde1_hic_scaffold, whole genome shotgun sequence, the following proteins share a genomic window:
- the LOC129386279 gene encoding cullin-3-like: protein MASLSAKKGDKSVRVPQPVQQVDRRRTEDIWLELRRAFDEIQEKQETVQRFDMLYRDVYAMVMRNEGARLYRGLRDAVTEHLTNKVRALVLAKVGADFLQTLNQAWKDHQTSMTMIRDIVTYLEGSYVRQNNVDNVHTLGVLLFRDEIARSDHVRDCLRETLLELVKTDREGKPVDRLSMKKACEMLAILGLDSRSVYEEDFELPFLAESAQFYALRGHHYIETMDTLEYIAKVEQHIKEESERARQCLCESTVAPVVQVVKEELIGKHMKAILEMDDSGVVHMLRNRMTEDLAHIFRLLKCVQHGLKTLLDYVSKYLRDLGRSIVNEEGNSVGMVPKVMELKDRFDHFLKHSFNDEQLVKQKIATDFEYILSLTRKTPEHLSAFVDDMLRRGIKGMTKQEIDQLLDKVIALFRSLQEKDLFDRYYKQNLAKRLLLNKSASDEAERTMIAKLKVECGCLFTSKMEAMMKDMTISNNLMQEFKAAISSSKIDLNGVDLNVRVLTTGFWPLPAAPQQSTIPAAPRSAFETFRRYYLAKHGGRKLTLQPHLGWADLNAVFYGSRKNEPSTSQAANPPSGALQSRTYTIQVSTYQMCVLMLFNSRDEISYEEISSETNIPEPNLARALNSLCTGKDSEPVLAKTPKSNVIEKDHVFAVNEDFTSGLQKVKIESTTSKKDSTPKNNGNVDNVGNVDEERRYEMEAAIVRIMKACRTLSHDELLIEVTNVLKARYTPSPAAFKKRVDALIEREYLERDTENPEVYIYLP from the coding sequence AAGAAAGGTGACAAGTCGGTTCGTGTCCCGCAACCTGTGCAGCAGGTGGACCGTCGCCGCACCGAGGACATCTGGCTGGAGCTGCGGAGAGCCTTCGACGAGATACAGGAGAAGCAGGAAACCGTACAGCGCTTCGACATGCTGTACAGGGACGTGTATGCCATGGTGATGCGGAACGAAGGGGCGCGCCTCTACCGCGGTCTGCGCGACGCCGTGACAGAGCACCTGACCAACAAAGTACGCGCCCTCGTGTTGGCTAAAGTTGGGGCGGACTTCTTGCAGACACTAAATCAGGCCTGGAAGGACCACCAGACGAGCATGACAATGATTAGAGACATCGTGACGTACCTGGAAGGCTCGTACGTTCGTCAGAACAACGTTGACAACGTGCACACACTGGGCGTGTTGCTCTTCCGGGATGAGATAGCGCGCAGCGATCACGTACGGGACTGCCTTCGCGAAACCCTGCTTGAACTGGTGAAGACGGATCGCGAAGGCAAGCCAGTCGACAGGCTTTCCATGAAGAAGGCGTGCGAAATGCTCGCAATCCTAGGACTCGATTCAAGGTCCGTGTACGAGGAAGATTTCGAGCTGCCATTCCTGGCAGAGTCGGCGCAATTCTACGCGTTAAGGGGCCATCATTATATCGAAACTATGGACACTCTAGAGTACATCGCCAAAGTCGAGCAGCATATCAAGGAAGAGTCAGAGCGGGCGAGGCAGTGCCTGTGCGAGTCAACCGTGGCTCCCGTAGTGCAAGTCGTGAAAGAGGAGCTCATCGGCAAGCATATGAAGGCCATCCTGGAAATGGATGACTCTGGCGTTGTGCATATGCTCAGGAACCGAATGACAGAGGACCTGGCCCATATATTTAGGCTCCTCAAGTGCGTACAGCATGGTCTCAAGACATTGCTGGACTATGTCAGCAAGTACCTGCGCGACCTAGGAAGATCAATCGTGAACGAGGAAGGAAACTCAGTGGGCATGGTACCGAAAGTGATGGAGCTGAAAGATCGCTTTGACCACTTTCTAAAGCACTCTTTCAACGACGAGCAACTCGTCAAGCAAAAGATCGCCACCGACTTTGAGTACATACTCAGCCTGACCCGCAAGACACCGGAGCATCTCTCTGCGTTTGTAGACGACATGTTACGAAGGGGAATTAAGGGCATGACAAAGCAGGAGATTGACCAGTTGCTGGACAAGGTTATCGCGTTATTTCGATCGTTGCAGGAGAAAGACCTTTTCGATCGCTATTACAAGCAGAACCTGGCCAAGCGGCTGCTGCTCAACAAAAGCGCCTCGGACGAGGCAGAAAGAACTATGATCGCCAAGCTCAAGGTTGAATGCGGTTGTCTGTTCACCTCAAAGATGGAAGCCATGATGAAGGACATGACTATCTCCAACAACTTAATGCAAGAGTTCAAGGCGGCAATTTCCTCTAGCAAAATAGACTTGAACGGCGTCGACCTGAACGTGCGCGTGCTCACAACGGGCTTCTGGCCACTGCCTGCCGCCCCACAGCAAAGCACCATCCCCGCCGCCCCACGCAGCGCTTTCGAGACGTTCCGGCGGTACTACCTGGCGAAGCATGGCGGCCGAAAACTAACTCTGCAGCCACATCTGGGCTGGGCCGACTTGAACGCCGTGTTCTACGGGTCACGGAAGAACGAGCCATCGACGTCGCAAGCGGCGAACCCACCGTCCGGTGCGCTGCAGTCACGCACCTACACCATCCAGGTGTCGACGTACCAGATGTGCGTGCTGATGCTGTTCAACAGCCGCGACGAAATATCATACGAGGAGATCTCCTCCGAAACCAACATCCCCGAACCAAACCTGGCTCGTGCCCTAAATTCGCTGTGCACGGGAAAGGACTCCGAGCCAGTGCTTGCGAAGACGCCGAAATCAAATGTTATTGAGAAGGATCACGTTTTCGCCGTTAACGAAGATTTCACGTCCGGTCTGCAGAAAGTCAAAATTGAGTCAACGACGAGTAAAAAAGATTCCACGCCAAAGAATAATGGCAACGTGGACAACGTGGGCAACGTTGACGAAGAGCGACGGTATGAGATGGAAGCTGCCATCGTGAGGATAATGAAGGCATGCAGAACACTGTCGCACGATGAACTTTTGATTGAGGTGACGAACGTGCTTAAAGCCAGGTACACTCCCAGTCCCGCTGCGTTCAAGAAGAGGGTCGACGCCCTCATAGAAAGAGAGTACCTTGAGAGGGATACCGAGAACCCAGAAGTATACATATATTTGCCCTGA